In Xenopus tropicalis strain Nigerian chromosome 5, UCB_Xtro_10.0, whole genome shotgun sequence, one genomic interval encodes:
- the tpbg gene encoding trophoblast glycoprotein — protein MVASDLFCLSGFCRSGRRGPGLRVNTERKKEAILFLFVLLHILGGVSSQLVQQSPCPTSCVCSEASRTVKCEKKDLNVVPQNIPPYVQNLTITGNNISTLNRAFRQEQPLSELSNLDLSDNHLQELGSNVFSYLPSLTYLDLSNNDLGIISNLSFQVDGSGSIPLKELKISNSFKNEFLISMLAKSFDIGAPRKLEKLELSGNDILFLPKGMFSPLPNLRHINLSNNSLTSFSADIFKDLSHLETLDLSNNALKRLRNATSFDLISQKNLLINLNDNSWECDCMIEEFSRWLKDTKLVKESSSLVCAFPENMKDRAIVELNISELKCPEPDDNTSLQTSYVFLGIVLALIGVIFLLVLYLNRKGIKKWIYNIRDACRDHMEGYHYRYEINADPRLTNVSTNSDV, from the coding sequence ATGGTTGCATCTGATCTTTTCTGCCTTTCTGGATTTTGCAGGAGTGGCAGAAGGGGTCCTGGACTAAGAGTAAACACtgaaagaaagaaggaagcaaTACTCTTTCTGTTTGTTCTGCTACATATTTTGGGTGGTGTATCGTCTCAGTTAGTACAGCAGTCACCTTGTCCAACGTCTTGTGTGTGCTCTGAAGCGTCTAGGActgtaaaatgtgaaaaaaaggaTCTGAACGTTGTGCCCCAAAACATACCACCTTATGTACAGAACCTCACCATCACTGGCAACAACATCAGTACCTTGAATAGAGCATTCAGACAAGAGCAACCCTTATCAGAACTTTCAAATCTTGATCTTAGTGACAATCACCTCCAAGAACTGGGAAGCAATGTTTTCAGCTATCTACCCAGCCTCACATATCTTGACCTCAGCAACAATGACTTGGGGATAATAAGTAACTTATCATTCCAAGTAGATGGAAGTGGCAGTATCCCACTAAAGGAATTAAAAATTAGCAActcttttaaaaatgaatttttaatttCCATGCTGGCAAAGTCCTTTGATATTGGAGCACCACGCAAGCTTGAAAAACTGGAGCTGTCTGGGAACGACATATTATTTCTTCCCAAAGGTATGTTTAGTCCATTGCCCAACCTCAGACACATTAACCTGAGCAATAACTCCTTGACAAGCTTTTCAGCAGATATCTTCAAAGATCTTAGCCATCTTGAAACTCTGGATCTTAGCAACAACGCTCTGAAGCGCTTAAGAAATGCCACAAGTTTTGATCTTATTAGCCAAAAAAATCTGTTAATTAATCTCAATGATAACAGCTGGGAGTGTGACTGCATGATTGAAGAGTTTTCCAGGTGGCTTAAGGACACCAAGTTGGTGAAAGAGTCATCCAGTCTGGTGTGTGCTTTCCCAGAGAATATGAAGGACAGAGCGATTGTTGAACTTAATATATCAGAGTTAAAATGTCCAGAACCGGATGACAACACCAGCTTGCAAACCTCTTATGTTTTTTTGGGCATAGTACTAGCCCTCATTGGAGTGATCTTTCtgcttgttttatatttaaacaggAAAGGGattaaaaaatggatttataACATCAGAGATGCATGCAGAGATCATATGGAGGGTTACCATTACAGATATGAAATAAATGCGGACCCCAGGTTAACAAATGTGAGCACAAATTCAGATGTATAG